TACTGGTCTGTgctataaaaatttgaatattcaatATCCAATCCTCAATCAGAACAGTTGTGAGACAATGAATTTCATGCAATAGTGTGTTAAtaattaattgtaaaaataagaataatGGATCAAGTCATCAAGGCAAGAGAACTCATCTGAGCCTACATTTTCAAGCACAAAAATATATTCTGGCCATCGGGATATGATCACTTCATAGTTGTCAATAGTCTCTCTAAGACGATCATACATTTCGTCGACAAAGGGAGTGGTTGAGTGTTGAGTCCTGACTCCCGACCATTTTACCTGCAATAAGTCGACTTTAATACAATTTATTTGAAGGCACTTCCTCAGTAAATCAAGAATGTATACCAATAAAATGGTTCTATTAAAAACTAATGCAAGACAATAGTCAGAAAAACTAACAACTAATGAGGGCCAAAAGAGCAACTGAATCCACCAACACAAATTCTTTGCATattctttctttatttattaaataagaaaCTGGATTTAAATGATATCTTGCAGAATCATAAATGACAAGCTCTTTCCAAAGCATAAAATTAATATGGACAAGGATTGAATTGGACAATAAACTATGCTTTTCCTACCTTATCTAGTTTACACGACTCGAGCAAAGAAAGGCGCTTGTCTTGAATCCATAGCATAATATACAAATGGAACAACTCTTTCGCGTCAACTCCTTCTTTCACAGGACTGGAAAATGACATAAAAGAATTAGACAAGGTAAATGAACTGCAAACAATACGAGGAAATAAACACGAAAGAGTTTAACAGCCGGCTACCTGATGCTCCAGCCAGCAAGGTCCCTCTGAAAATCAGCTGTTGCAACAACGAGTTCTGCTACATGAGGTGAAGGACCAGATGGAGGACATGCAAGCAGGAATGCCCGCAATCTATTGCAAAGCTCTGTGCTGTAAATGGATGAAGATAAACTTGGAAGGTCTATAAAACTGCAGGCAAAGAAACTAGAATGTCAGAATCTTTTAGGTCTGGCATCAGATTATAGAAACtaacaagaaaataaatagaTAAGCATTCACTACATATCCGGCAAAAGTAAATAAATGATGATTGCAGACATAATACTATTGATATAGGCATTTAAATAAATGCAGCATCAGAAACCAAGGCCGGGTTCCTAGAggttcaaaatcaaattatcaaaaaaaattagtgcATCTGAAAATgacatttaataaaatttaacctACCTAGGAAGGATATGTTGATTGTGGATTTCAATGTCAGTAGAGATTTCATTTTTGATGTTCAAACAAAGAGAAGTCATCTTCTGGTATGCTGTGGACATTGCAAGAGAATCCATCAAAGTAGCTTCATTGTTAGTAACAAATTCATCTGTCTCAGTTAAATGCCTTCTTGATCTTTTCTTAGCAGCAGCCTGAAGAAGAAACTCTTCAAATGATGAGGGAAATGgagaaaagttaaaataaggcCTTTATAGTAagattttcactttttttaccTGGAAATAGAGGGTCAGATTTGTTTGGGCTTCTGGAGAGAATATGTCATGAAGAAGAGTATATAGTTTCACAGCAGGTTCTAATGCAGGTACTGCAAGCCCGGTTGCTGGCTTGAAAACATCCATGATACCCGATAATGCTGATTCATCAAGAGACTTGTAGTTCTCAAAAACTAAACCAAGAATTTGTTCAATCTGATCTTTGATTTCTCCCAAGAGTCGGTTCTATTAATAGCAATAAATCATGCATGTTAAAAGAGCAATGAGCATCAAGTAGGAACCCATGAAATAAAGCGTGCATAAATACATACCAAACAACTGTTATAGTAAATTTCAGGAAAAAAAAATCTGTTAATAGAGATTCAAAAGAAATtgcatattttaaaatttacctcTTGATGACTCAACATGCTCTTGCTGTGCCCCTTCATAATGACAGGCAAAAGAAAATCATACACTAAAGTCAGGCAGTCAGCTGTAGGTGTAGCCACATCCATTACATAGGAGAGGTACCTGTTAGGATCACacattattgaaaaaaataacctaacaacAGAGAGAAAGAGTAACTAAACACGAGCAAGCTTAAACCTAATTGTCTTTATcttattttcaataattatcATGTATACAATGTCAAATCTTTATcttattttcaataattatcATGTATACAATGTCAAATGGCTAGCTATCATTCCAGAAAGTGCACAATGAAATGATGAAACCTGTATTATATTTAGTTCAAGTTAAGATACTATACATATGCATTTCTAAGCAAAACAGGCCTTAGTACCTGAGCTTGGTATAGACATCAGAAATCCCGTAATATGAGGCAAATTCAGTAAGGAGCCATTTCCAGGAACCATGGAGCAATAAATTTCTTTGCTGAAAACGTTGAACCTTCATAGCAACTTCTAGAACAAGGTCATATGCCACTGTTTCTGCTACAGAACCACACTACTTTGAAAGAATCAACAATCAATCTCATAACCAAGACTTCATGATGTCATTGTTATAATAATGAGCTCATGTTTTATAAAGAGTAGTAATTTTCATGCACAGATGCTAGTCAACTTACATACAGACATCCCGAGaaaattttcttataatttacCTTCTAAAGTGGAGCTTCTAATGACCCATGcttggaaaaataaattaaattttcattagCGATTTATTCCTCATTTAAACAGTGAATTTCACTTGTTACCAACATGACATGGCAATCTAATTTATGATCAATtttgttgaaattttaatttgaaatcccATTTTGTTAGCATATATAAGAAGAGTCCAACTCTATTTCAATCATGACACAACAATTGATATACATTATGTGGATTTCAACAAGGCTTCAGCATCACTAAATGAGTATCTCACCTTGAGATTACTGTCTTCTGAGTTTGTCAAGTAATTAATCTGAAGTTGTAGTTTGCCAACAAGCTCATGTTCCGGCTCTCGATATATAGACCACCAGCGCAGCTTATCAACCTGCATCAAATTTTTAATGGGTCAAAGTGGAAACAAGAACCATTAATTCCCAACTGTCCTTAGCAAGGCCACAAAATATTACCGGATCTTCAATAATAGTTGCAACTTGAACAAGGACACGGCCATAGTTATTCCCCTTGGAATCTTGGACTTCAACAATTAGGTCGTCCCCTAGACTATCTGGAAAGCTGTAGAGTCATCAATACCTTTCTGAAGCAGATATAATGAAAATATAACCAGAACTCAGTATTGGATAATGATACGTACAACAAATGGATATCATTAGATCCAGGCTGCATTCGGATGGCATCTTCATCTGTTGAACTTTTCAGTCGTAACAAACAAGTGTATGTTTCTGATGACATTAGCATAAAAGACAGTTAAAAGTGGATGACAAGCCTGGATATCACATTAAGCTACCTAAAATCGGCCACTCAGTTATAGCAGTTAAACGGAAAGGATGAAATAGTGtagttaaaattgtaaagcaGCCTAAGATCtgcaaaataatatttgagcAGGCAGACTGAAATGTTATTATACTGTTAAAGTTTGCAAACGCACATTTTGTGATTAATATGAAAAAAGTCTGAGAAGAAATAGTCAGCAGAAGTAGAATTATTGACTGACTATAGTTGGgtgatttaataattttagagaTAGGTAATAGACATGCATTCCACCATATTGCATAAAACCACAACTTTCTATACCTTGCACAGCTTCATATGAGGATGAGCTATTACGCAAACTAGTTACACCAGTCTTCAGAAGTCCAGACACTTGTTTAATATACCGAGTGCTGGCATGCACATATGCCAAGCTTTGGCGAGAGAAGGAACCATTAGTGGGCATACGATGTGCAATACGAACTTTCCGAAAAGCTTGCCAAGCAGTACAAAGTGTTGAGTGGAATTTGGAGAACCGATATCGAACAGTTTCGAGTTTTAGCTTTGGCGCCCTAAGAGTAAGAGATGGCATACTACAGCCAGTAGGAGGGTCAACAACTGTCTTTATTTTACGCACTGCATAAGGGATGAGATATTAGGATAAACCATCACATATGCTTGAAACTTAGTAGCAAAGCTAGGGATAAATATCACCTTGCACCTTCATCTTCCCGACAATTTTCTTTGATTTTGCAGCAGGACCCTCAGTAACAAGCTCAGAAGAGCGCTTTTCCATTAGTTCCTCCTCTGACTGCAATAGAACATTCTGCACACTGTAGTTCAAGAAAAATGGAAACTGGAGTTAGTGAgtaattatgaattaaatcaCGCGATAGGTGTTCACGAGTACACTAACTCACTAATGCTACTTCTATAAAAATAACTGATACTCCAGAAAACAGGAAGATATTAAAAAATCACCAAAATTTCTCCCGCAACAAAGCACATTCATTCTCCAAGAACATAGGAGCTTCCTCGCACCCCCTTGCCCAAGCATGAAGGCAAAGCCGCACACATCCATCATATGCAACGACAGCATGCCATGGCCCTAACGCACTTATATTTTGAAACAATAAGGAAAAAAGGAGAGAGATATCAGCACTTAATGGGCAAAGTGAAATCAAAGAACTGGCTATTGGATTTAACACCATCAACAATTATAATGTTGATCCCCGATACCTTGCGTGAAATGTTGGGAGTCTAGCTGGAGGAACGG
This region of Mercurialis annua linkage group LG1-X, ddMerAnnu1.2, whole genome shotgun sequence genomic DNA includes:
- the LOC126654923 gene encoding uncharacterized protein LOC126654923, producing MFTEGLDSNALRWVRQNQKQHSLSLKPSAITTARIDPITNRRSNRGGFDLPPPSKFRSGHLPPSAIPVSRTTDDSASDDVTIESDEEDDIYGRGHYSLDSSPQDDRTGRVSNSATFTGQRGVNARYATDYLYSDVSSSMDTVAESFPRRNDNQRFPVYTEEEDDYEESDSGRSSEYSTTQGGGGGSISSALPDRKSRLRVSEGYASSVTSSQVNDNNNNAEHIVRKDLHRGELLSEKFPYDVNVPSAPPICGSSEKIEESAVLASGVHKTTGIAVSCGLSNNNGTNTIKPMPAVEPKNNSVNKNHDQFIRTTTGAEVAVPPARLPTFHASALGPWHAVVAYDGCVRLCLHAWARGCEEAPMFLENECALLREKFCVQNVLLQSEEELMEKRSSELVTEGPAAKSKKIVGKMKVQVRKIKTVVDPPTGCSMPSLTLRAPKLKLETVRYRFSKFHSTLCTAWQAFRKVRIAHRMPTNGSFSRQSLAYVHASTRYIKQVSGLLKTGVTSLRNSSSSYEAVQETYTCLLRLKSSTDEDAIRMQPGSNDIHLFFPDSLGDDLIVEVQDSKGNNYGRVLVQVATIIEDPVDKLRWWSIYREPEHELVGKLQLQINYLTNSEDSNLKCGSVAETVAYDLVLEVAMKVQRFQQRNLLLHGSWKWLLTEFASYYGISDVYTKLRYLSYVMDVATPTADCLTLVYDFLLPVIMKGHSKSMLSHQENRLLGEIKDQIEQILGLVFENYKSLDESALSGIMDVFKPATGLAVPALEPAVKLYTLLHDIFSPEAQTNLTLYFQAAAKKRSRRHLTETDEFVTNNEATLMDSLAMSTAYQKMTSLCLNIKNEISTDIEIHNQHILPSFIDLPSLSSSIYSTELCNRLRAFLLACPPSGPSPHVAELVVATADFQRDLAGWSISPVKEGVDAKELFHLYIMLWIQDKRLSLLESCKLDKVKWSGVRTQHSTTPFVDEMYDRLRETIDNYEVIISRWPEYIFVLENAIADVEKAVVEALDKQYADVLAPLKENLTPKKFGFKYVKKLTQRSVCAYTVPDELGILLNSMKRMLDVLRPKIETRFKAWGSCIPDGRNTAPGERLSEVTVMLRAKFRGYVQAVVEKLAENTKLQNSTKLKKILQESKESVVESDIRSRMQPLKDQLTNTINQLHSVFETHVFIAICRGYWDRMGQDVLSFLENRKENRSWYKGSRIAVSVLDDTFASQMQQLLGNTLQGKDLEPTRSIMEVRSILCKDAPNQKDSSFYF